A stretch of the Bacillus sp. BGMRC 2118 genome encodes the following:
- a CDS encoding VanZ family protein: MIKLKYWFVYWVPVIVIASIIFWFSDQPYQKQDVKPFLGGFINESWIEESFDWVHFEYAGYEVSTERLGGAAFVEFFIRKGAHFGVFFLLGFFTYRALSLTLLKGRTASNFISSVIFIVVYAVQDEIHQHFTGNRTPLIHDVGVDTFGGIVGILFFMFIFRRRTY; this comes from the coding sequence GTGATTAAATTGAAGTATTGGTTCGTATATTGGGTTCCAGTAATTGTAATTGCTAGTATCATATTTTGGTTTTCCGATCAACCTTATCAAAAACAGGATGTGAAGCCATTTCTCGGTGGTTTTATTAATGAATCGTGGATAGAAGAGAGCTTTGATTGGGTTCACTTTGAATACGCTGGCTATGAGGTGAGTACCGAAAGACTAGGTGGAGCTGCATTTGTTGAATTTTTTATACGAAAGGGTGCCCACTTTGGAGTATTCTTTTTATTAGGTTTTTTTACATACAGGGCTCTTTCTCTAACCTTATTAAAAGGACGAACGGCTTCCAACTTCATTAGTTCTGTGATATTCATTGTTGTTTATGCTGTACAAGACGAAATTCATCAGCATTTTACAGGAAACCGCACTCCTCTCATTCACGATGTAGGAGTTGATACATTCGGAGGGATTGTCGGGATTCTCTTTTTTATGTTCATTTTTCGTAG